One part of the Patescibacteria group bacterium genome encodes these proteins:
- a CDS encoding S-adenosylmethionine decarboxylase, which translates to MVTLHRFTITIKTISANLEDEKWLMSLCRDLASLSNLKVLKEGFARFEKQGATAFLVLLESHLAIHTWPEYELAYIDILSSREISKKDVKIINRYFAEKQPEITVIRAEIVCQEQIP; encoded by the coding sequence ATGGTAACACTACACAGATTTACAATTACAATTAAAACTATAAGCGCAAATCTTGAAGATGAAAAATGGCTTATGTCCTTGTGCAGGGATTTGGCCAGTCTTTCCAACCTAAAAGTACTAAAAGAAGGTTTTGCTCGTTTTGAAAAACAAGGCGCTACCGCTTTTTTGGTTTTATTAGAAAGTCATTTAGCTATTCATACTTGGCCAGAGTACGAATTAGCTTACATAGATATTTTGTCCAGCAGAGAAATAAGCAAAAAAGATGTAAAAATAATAAATAGATATTTTGCTGAAAAACAACCGGAAATAACTGTAATCCGCGCAGAAATAGTTTGCCAAGAGCAAATCCCATAG
- a CDS encoding RDD family protein, with the protein MLYYLKLKIESLLIMEQASQLNSVSDSQVKYAGFGVRFLAYWVDFLLVFLIGMLIQTALGRNPALVFQNIKSLEEFQQIQNSTSMTLVSFVSLLFGLAYFLLFYVNYDGATPGKRLLGIKVTRDDGSKVTYPVAFVRYLGIFVSACSLGLGYLWVAWDKKKQAWHDKIAKTVVVKTGAKPKTILAIIITIFTILFFSVYMGSFMYMGFKLGMQEAGNKEVDSRPAQSLKQNQENMSPEAKTHYENSQALFKQMQAVSNDVSALKPLADKTIEEAKLAVDAQPTNPILWSNLGDAYGWPNTVGTEEDGLPAYKKAEALDPNNVIYINFVGDELIKLGRNGEAVLQFQKTLRLTDSSGYAYVSIGTAYKNLGVYDEARKHLQKGIEIFQSQNKDGKYDTQILQAQKELSGLPK; encoded by the coding sequence GTGTTGTACTATCTTAAGCTGAAAATAGAAAGTCTTTTAATTATGGAACAAGCAAGTCAATTAAATTCCGTTTCGGATTCGCAAGTAAAATACGCAGGTTTCGGAGTAAGGTTTCTTGCATATTGGGTGGATTTTCTTCTAGTATTTTTGATTGGAATGCTTATCCAAACCGCGTTGGGAAGAAATCCAGCTTTAGTTTTCCAAAACATTAAGTCTCTAGAGGAGTTTCAACAAATTCAAAATTCTACTTCCATGACTCTAGTCTCTTTTGTTAGTCTACTTTTTGGGTTAGCGTATTTTTTGCTATTCTATGTTAATTATGATGGGGCTACCCCCGGAAAAAGGTTATTGGGCATAAAAGTAACAAGAGATGACGGTTCAAAGGTAACCTACCCTGTTGCCTTTGTGCGGTATTTAGGTATATTCGTGTCTGCATGCTCTCTTGGGCTTGGCTATCTTTGGGTAGCGTGGGATAAGAAAAAGCAAGCGTGGCACGATAAAATTGCCAAGACTGTAGTTGTTAAGACAGGAGCGAAACCAAAAACTATTTTGGCAATTATTATAACCATTTTTACTATTCTATTTTTCTCTGTTTATATGGGTAGTTTTATGTATATGGGCTTTAAACTAGGAATGCAGGAAGCAGGTAACAAAGAAGTGGACAGTCGTCCAGCCCAATCTTTAAAACAAAATCAAGAAAACATGTCTCCTGAAGCTAAAACTCATTATGAGAATAGTCAAGCGCTTTTTAAGCAAATGCAAGCTGTTAGTAATGATGTTTCTGCGCTTAAACCTCTTGCCGATAAAACGATTGAAGAAGCAAAACTAGCTGTGGACGCACAACCTACAAATCCCATACTTTGGTCTAACTTGGGGGATGCTTATGGCTGGCCAAATACTGTAGGAACTGAAGAAGATGGTCTGCCTGCTTACAAAAAAGCAGAGGCACTTGACCCAAACAATGTTATATATATAAACTTTGTGGGAGATGAGCTTATCAAACTTGGAAGAAATGGGGAAGCCGTATTGCAATTTCAAAAGACACTTAGATTAACGGACAGTTCGGGTTATGCTTATGTAAGTATAGGAACAGCTTATAAAAATTTAGGGGTGTATGACGAGGCGAGAAAACATTTACAGAAAGGAATAGAAATCTTTCAAAGTCAAAATAAAGATGGTAAATACGACACACAAATTTTACAAGCCCAAAAAGAATTGTCAGGTCTCCCAAAGTAA
- the dnaK gene encoding molecular chaperone DnaK: MSKILGIDLGTTNSCMAVMEGGKPKVVPNAEGMNTTPSIVVPDKNIVGVSAKRQQVVNPKNTVFSVKRLMGRRFSDPSIKEALKHVPYTIKEGKNGMAVVEVEGVEYTPQEISAKILQKLKTDAESFLNTSIKDAVITVPAYFDDAQRSATKEAGQIAGLNVLRIINEPTAASLAYGLDKKTNEQIAVYDLGGGTFDVSILEIGEGVFEVKSTNGDTFLGGDDFDLKVIDFIIEEFKKDQGVDLKNDKQAMQRLKDAAEKAKIELSSTQDTEINIPFVTADQSGPKHLVIKLSRAKLEQIVGNLVQKTIEPCKKAVSDAKMSFSDIDEVVLVGGMTRMPKVVEIVKEVFGKEPHKGVNPDEVVAVGAAIQGGVLSGEVKDILLLDVTPLTLGIETLGGIATPLIKRNTTIPTNAAQVFSTAADNQTSVEVHIVQGEREMATDNKSLGRFILDGIPPAPRGVPQVEVSFDIDANGMVNVSAKDKATDKTQSIIIQGGTGLSKEEVERMVTEAEKHAQEDKQKKDIVEARNQAENLCYTADKTLKDAGNKVSEDIKKPVEEKVKGLRSVLPTATLEELKNKTEELSLDLQKIGQEMYKQQDKGGSETPKSPDDKKGSENPEEPVEGEVVDDKG; the protein is encoded by the coding sequence ATGTCCAAAATATTAGGCATAGATCTCGGAACAACAAACTCCTGCATGGCGGTTATGGAAGGGGGCAAACCAAAGGTGGTGCCAAACGCCGAAGGTATGAATACCACTCCTTCCATTGTTGTTCCCGACAAAAATATCGTGGGGGTATCCGCAAAAAGACAACAAGTGGTTAACCCTAAAAACACCGTTTTCTCGGTAAAAAGATTAATGGGACGACGATTTTCGGACCCCTCCATTAAAGAGGCATTAAAACATGTGCCTTACACCATTAAAGAAGGCAAAAACGGCATGGCGGTTGTTGAAGTGGAAGGCGTTGAATACACTCCGCAAGAAATATCCGCAAAAATCCTCCAAAAATTAAAAACCGATGCCGAAAGTTTTTTAAACACCTCCATAAAAGACGCTGTGATTACTGTTCCCGCCTACTTTGACGACGCGCAAAGGTCCGCCACCAAAGAAGCGGGGCAAATTGCCGGGCTAAATGTGTTAAGAATAATCAACGAACCTACCGCCGCGTCGCTGGCGTACGGATTAGACAAAAAAACTAACGAACAAATCGCCGTTTACGACCTTGGAGGAGGCACATTTGATGTTTCTATATTAGAAATCGGCGAAGGTGTTTTTGAAGTTAAATCCACAAACGGCGACACTTTTCTTGGCGGAGACGACTTTGACCTTAAGGTCATAGATTTTATTATTGAAGAGTTTAAAAAGGATCAAGGGGTGGACTTGAAAAACGATAAACAGGCTATGCAGAGACTAAAAGACGCCGCGGAAAAAGCAAAAATTGAACTTTCTTCCACACAAGACACCGAAATTAACATTCCGTTTGTTACCGCGGACCAATCGGGTCCAAAACATTTGGTAATTAAACTTTCAAGAGCCAAACTTGAGCAAATAGTGGGAAATCTAGTCCAAAAAACTATAGAACCCTGTAAAAAAGCCGTTTCCGACGCTAAAATGTCTTTTTCGGATATAGACGAAGTGGTTTTAGTTGGCGGAATGACCAGAATGCCTAAAGTGGTGGAAATTGTAAAAGAAGTTTTCGGCAAAGAGCCTCATAAAGGCGTTAATCCCGATGAGGTTGTAGCTGTGGGAGCGGCTATTCAAGGCGGGGTTTTATCCGGCGAAGTAAAAGACATTTTGCTTTTAGATGTAACTCCGCTAACCTTGGGCATTGAAACTTTGGGAGGAATAGCCACACCGCTAATAAAAAGAAATACTACTATACCAACAAACGCGGCTCAAGTTTTTTCTACCGCCGCCGACAACCAAACCAGCGTTGAAGTGCATATAGTACAAGGCGAACGGGAAATGGCGACCGACAATAAAAGTTTAGGTCGGTTTATTTTGGACGGCATCCCTCCCGCGCCACGGGGCGTTCCTCAAGTAGAGGTCTCATTTGATATAGACGCAAACGGTATGGTAAATGTTTCGGCTAAAGATAAAGCCACCGACAAAACACAGAGCATAATTATACAAGGGGGTACGGGTCTCTCTAAAGAAGAGGTAGAAAGAATGGTAACTGAAGCGGAAAAACACGCTCAAGAAGACAAACAGAAAAAGGACATTGTGGAAGCCCGAAACCAAGCTGAAAATCTATGTTACACCGCCGATAAAACTCTTAAAGACGCCGGGAATAAAGTTTCTGAAGATATTAAAAAACCGGTGGAAGAAAAGGTTAAGGGATTAAGAAGTGTTTTACCTACCGCCACACTGGAAGAGCTGAAGAATAAAACGGAAGAACTTTCGCTAGATTTGCAAAAGATAGGACAAGAAATGTATAAACAGCAAGACAAAGGGGGTTCCGAAACTCCGAAAAGTCCCGATGATAAAAAAGGTTCGGAAAACCCCGAAGAACCTGTTGAAGGCGAGGTTGTGGACGACAAGGGCTAA
- a CDS encoding bis-aminopropyl spermidine synthase family protein, producing the protein MNTPNLDNISRKSKIRVTDIINIIEIIKTQTPTVSELTRITNLSHGQMKRLVLLLNPKFVNYNTASPRLTLTNMGGTLLSEKSEKEPPFNLQGIQDFIRHIKSLMPVPKREYDQFYATEETVINRVKKLNGQKDLQDRKIVFLGDDDLTSLAVAYTFRACDISVLEIDTNILNVIEKVCKEHRLKINYVLWDLKKAIPKEFLHKSDTVFTDSPYTENGFDLFLRRSLEATKENGLSSHYICYGTSPLSREKSLKVQQIINQYGLFIREKTQNFNKYIKGAETVGNTSDLYILEKTPQTKLGKSKPLSKLYTWE; encoded by the coding sequence ATGAATACTCCCAATTTGGACAACATATCCAGAAAATCCAAAATACGAGTAACGGATATAATAAACATTATTGAAATAATTAAAACCCAAACTCCCACCGTTTCGGAACTTACCCGAATAACCAACCTTTCGCATGGGCAAATGAAAAGGTTAGTTTTGTTATTAAATCCCAAATTTGTCAATTACAATACGGCCTCCCCGCGATTAACGCTCACCAATATGGGAGGAACGCTTCTTTCCGAAAAATCTGAAAAAGAACCACCTTTTAACTTGCAAGGTATCCAAGATTTTATTCGCCATATAAAAAGTTTAATGCCCGTCCCAAAAAGAGAATACGACCAGTTTTACGCCACGGAAGAAACCGTTATAAATCGCGTAAAAAAGCTTAATGGCCAGAAAGATTTACAAGATAGGAAAATAGTTTTTCTTGGGGACGACGATTTAACATCTCTAGCCGTAGCTTACACATTTAGAGCTTGCGATATTTCCGTTCTTGAAATCGATACAAACATACTTAATGTTATTGAAAAGGTGTGTAAAGAACATCGCTTAAAAATAAATTATGTTTTGTGGGATTTAAAAAAGGCTATTCCAAAAGAGTTTTTGCATAAGTCGGATACCGTTTTTACCGACTCGCCATACACCGAAAACGGATTTGACCTTTTTTTGCGAAGAAGTTTGGAAGCCACCAAAGAAAACGGATTATCCTCACACTACATTTGTTACGGCACATCCCCTTTATCAAGAGAAAAATCGTTAAAAGTTCAACAAATAATAAACCAATACGGACTTTTTATAAGAGAAAAAACCCAAAACTTTAATAAGTACATAAAAGGAGCGGAAACGGTAGGGAACACAAGCGATTTGTATATACTGGAAAAAACTCCTCAAACAAAACTTGGAAAATCCAAACCTCTATCAAAATTGTACACTTGGGAATGA
- a CDS encoding DUF4349 domain-containing protein translates to MLIIEWVKKNKLSFFLILFVLYLLFKGFALRLVGGSLPSKNVPPSSISGSYEGMDLMYSNYSEPSYGRGIESVDVTAENRKVVEETSLSLQVKDVSNSIEAIKKEAQVLGGFMVSANLSRPLEAADGNITIRIPVDKADAMLSFLRGSAVKVVSESLTGFDVTDQYSDITARLAVLEKTKKIFEDMLSKAVNVEEILQVQREILNLQSQMDSYKGQALYLEKTSSSIKVTAYLSTDEYSLPFAPQDGFRPKVVFKQAVRALVLTIRGLTVKAIWIGVYAIIWVPALLIFLLVKKFLKKSSVKKVPPSR, encoded by the coding sequence ATGCTGATAATTGAATGGGTTAAGAAAAATAAACTTTCCTTTTTTTTAATACTTTTTGTTTTGTATCTTTTGTTTAAAGGTTTTGCTCTTAGGCTTGTTGGCGGGTCCCTGCCCTCAAAAAATGTTCCGCCCTCTTCCATCAGCGGTTCTTATGAAGGAATGGATTTGATGTATTCCAATTACTCGGAACCTTCTTATGGTAGAGGAATTGAAAGTGTTGATGTTACTGCCGAAAACAGAAAGGTCGTAGAGGAAACATCATTATCTTTGCAAGTTAAAGATGTTTCAAATTCCATAGAAGCGATTAAAAAAGAGGCGCAGGTTTTAGGGGGATTTATGGTTTCGGCAAATTTGTCAAGACCTCTTGAAGCGGCTGATGGAAATATAACTATAAGAATACCCGTGGATAAAGCGGATGCTATGTTAAGTTTTTTAAGGGGTTCGGCGGTTAAAGTTGTATCGGAAAGTTTAACTGGTTTTGATGTTACCGACCAATATAGCGATATAACCGCGCGGCTTGCGGTTTTGGAAAAAACAAAAAAGATTTTTGAGGATATGCTTTCTAAAGCGGTTAATGTGGAAGAGATACTGCAAGTGCAAAGGGAGATTTTAAATTTGCAAAGTCAGATGGATTCTTATAAAGGGCAAGCGCTATATTTGGAAAAAACATCCAGTTCCATAAAAGTTACAGCATATTTATCCACCGACGAGTACTCTTTGCCATTTGCGCCGCAAGATGGGTTTAGACCAAAGGTGGTATTTAAGCAAGCGGTAAGGGCGTTGGTTTTAACAATAAGGGGACTTACGGTTAAAGCAATTTGGATTGGAGTATACGCAATAATTTGGGTTCCTGCATTACTCATATTTCTTCTAGTAAAGAAATTCTTAAAGAAATCTTCAGTTAAAAAAGTTCCGCCTTCAAGGTAG
- a CDS encoding nucleotide exchange factor GrpE: MEKKLEKLEKEIVELQEKVQETENKWKRALADYQNLEKRTNEQKIEFIELANHKVILDFLDVLDCLEDSAKHIKNEGLNLSVKKFKDALLGNGVSEIQTDDVDFDHNLMEAVDTQKGTENKVLKVNKKGYILNNKVLRPAQVVVGRKE; encoded by the coding sequence ATGGAAAAAAAACTTGAAAAACTTGAAAAAGAAATAGTAGAATTGCAAGAAAAGGTACAAGAAACAGAAAATAAATGGAAACGAGCTTTGGCGGATTATCAAAATCTGGAAAAAAGGACCAATGAACAAAAAATAGAATTTATAGAACTGGCAAACCATAAAGTGATATTAGATTTTTTGGATGTTTTAGACTGTCTTGAGGATTCCGCAAAACATATAAAAAACGAGGGGCTTAATTTGAGCGTTAAAAAGTTTAAGGACGCTCTTTTAGGGAACGGGGTCAGCGAGATACAAACGGACGATGTTGATTTTGACCATAACTTAATGGAAGCCGTGGATACGCAAAAGGGTACGGAAAACAAAGTGTTAAAAGTAAACAAAAAAGGGTATATACTAAATAATAAAGTTTTAAGACCTGCTCAAGTAGTAGTAGGCAGAAAGGAATAA
- the groL gene encoding chaperonin GroEL (60 kDa chaperone family; promotes refolding of misfolded polypeptides especially under stressful conditions; forms two stacked rings of heptamers to form a barrel-shaped 14mer; ends can be capped by GroES; misfolded proteins enter the barrel where they are refolded when GroES binds), which produces MAKQLMYGEDARRKLKNGVDALAKAVVTTLGPKGRNVGLDKKWGSPSIVHDGVTVAKEIELKDPFENMGASLVKEAATKTNDVAGDGTTTAILLAQAIVDEGFKNIAAGTNPMILKRGLEKATDAVVAEVKKIAKPIGSSEEKAQIATISAGDPQIGRIIADALAKVGDRGVVTVEEGKGLEMEVEYKDGMVFDKGYASPYFITNPERMEAVIESPYILITDQKISAIADILPLLEKLVKVSKNIVIIADDVEGEALATLVVNTLRKTFTALAVKAPGFGDRRKAMLEDIAVLTGGKVISEEMGRKLESAEVEDLGRADRIIAKQEETVIVGGKGDSREVKARIEQIKKQIEQTTSDFDKEKLEERLAKLSGGVAVISVGAATETEMKEKKYRVEDAVNATKAAVEEGVVPGGGVAFLRARKVLEFLKLGSEEQIGVEILKKALEQPTRKLVENAGGDGGWVVKELQNKGKNEGYDVVDMKFVNLIEKGIIDPAKVTRSALQNAVSVAVNILTTEALVADVPENKENSAPGAGMDMSGMGM; this is translated from the coding sequence ATGGCAAAACAATTAATGTACGGAGAAGATGCAAGGCGAAAATTAAAAAACGGTGTGGACGCTTTGGCTAAAGCGGTGGTAACAACGCTTGGACCTAAAGGAAGAAATGTTGGGCTTGATAAAAAATGGGGTTCTCCGAGTATTGTTCATGATGGTGTTACCGTTGCCAAAGAAATTGAGCTTAAAGACCCTTTTGAAAATATGGGGGCGTCGCTAGTTAAAGAAGCTGCCACCAAAACAAACGATGTGGCGGGAGACGGCACAACCACCGCAATCCTTCTTGCTCAAGCGATAGTGGATGAGGGATTTAAAAACATTGCCGCTGGGACAAACCCGATGATTTTAAAAAGAGGTCTTGAAAAAGCTACCGACGCAGTTGTTGCCGAGGTTAAGAAAATTGCCAAACCAATAGGCAGTAGCGAAGAAAAAGCCCAAATTGCCACTATATCCGCGGGAGACCCTCAAATAGGAAGAATAATTGCCGACGCTCTAGCAAAAGTGGGCGATAGAGGTGTTGTTACAGTTGAGGAAGGCAAAGGGCTTGAAATGGAAGTGGAATACAAAGATGGGATGGTTTTTGACAAAGGGTATGCCTCTCCTTACTTTATAACCAATCCTGAAAGAATGGAGGCGGTTATTGAAAGTCCTTATATATTAATCACCGACCAGAAAATTTCGGCTATTGCCGATATCCTTCCGCTTTTGGAGAAACTTGTTAAAGTATCCAAAAATATTGTTATAATAGCGGATGATGTTGAAGGCGAAGCTTTGGCTACACTTGTGGTTAATACTTTAAGAAAAACTTTTACGGCTCTTGCGGTTAAAGCGCCGGGTTTTGGCGACAGGAGAAAAGCTATGCTTGAAGATATAGCTGTTTTAACGGGCGGAAAAGTTATAAGTGAAGAAATGGGCAGGAAACTTGAATCCGCTGAAGTGGAAGATTTAGGTCGCGCTGATAGAATTATAGCCAAACAGGAAGAAACAGTTATTGTTGGAGGTAAAGGAGATTCCAGAGAAGTAAAAGCTAGAATTGAGCAGATAAAAAAGCAGATAGAACAAACAACCAGCGATTTTGATAAAGAAAAGCTTGAAGAGAGGTTGGCGAAACTTTCCGGCGGGGTTGCGGTTATAAGCGTTGGGGCGGCTACTGAAACGGAAATGAAGGAGAAAAAATACCGCGTGGAAGATGCCGTTAACGCAACAAAAGCGGCGGTAGAGGAAGGTGTTGTGCCGGGTGGCGGGGTTGCGTTTTTGAGGGCGCGCAAAGTTTTGGAGTTTTTAAAATTGGGTTCGGAGGAGCAAATTGGGGTTGAGATTCTTAAAAAGGCTCTTGAACAACCAACTAGAAAACTTGTGGAAAATGCTGGTGGGGACGGTGGTTGGGTGGTTAAAGAACTACAAAACAAAGGAAAAAATGAAGGTTACGATGTTGTGGATATGAAATTTGTTAATCTGATTGAAAAAGGAATTATTGACCCCGCCAAGGTAACTAGAAGCGCTCTTCAAAATGCGGTGAGTGTTGCGGTTAATATATTAACCACCGAGGCTTTAGTGGCGGATGTTCCGGAGAATAAAGAAAACTCAGCACCCGGCGCTGGTATGGATATGAGCGGAATGGGGATGTAA
- the groES gene encoding co-chaperone GroES yields the protein MAKKGVATIKPVLDYILIEPSEKEEKTVSGIVIPDTAKEKPQEGTVVAVGPGKFTESGQMIKPAVKKGDKILYKKWGGNEVKIEGKEYLFVKEEDLLAIVG from the coding sequence ATGGCAAAAAAAGGTGTGGCCACCATAAAACCTGTTTTAGATTATATTTTGATTGAACCTTCCGAAAAAGAAGAGAAAACTGTATCTGGGATTGTTATTCCTGATACCGCTAAAGAAAAGCCTCAAGAGGGTACGGTTGTTGCCGTGGGTCCTGGAAAATTTACCGAAAGCGGGCAGATGATAAAACCTGCTGTGAAAAAGGGAGATAAAATATTATACAAAAAGTGGGGCGGAAACGAAGTTAAAATAGAAGGAAAAGAATATTTGTTTGTAAAAGAAGAAGATCTTTTAGCTATTGTTGGTTAA
- a CDS encoding ribonuclease HI family protein: protein MEKLFLYTDGGSRNNPGQAAIGVVLMDNEKTVIKLGKKIGIATNNIAEYSALIFGIETALKYQPKELICFMDSELAVKQLTGAYKIKNAELQKLAIKVKNLENQFEKVQFKYIPREQNSMADSLVNAALDNLL from the coding sequence ATGGAAAAACTTTTTTTATACACCGACGGGGGGTCAAGAAATAACCCAGGACAGGCGGCTATTGGCGTTGTCTTAATGGACAACGAAAAAACTGTGATAAAACTCGGCAAAAAAATAGGTATTGCCACCAACAACATCGCCGAGTATTCCGCATTAATTTTTGGCATTGAAACCGCTCTAAAATACCAGCCCAAAGAACTTATATGTTTTATGGATAGCGAACTTGCGGTAAAACAACTAACCGGAGCTTACAAAATAAAAAACGCGGAACTCCAAAAACTTGCCATAAAAGTAAAAAATCTAGAAAACCAATTTGAAAAAGTTCAATTTAAATATATCCCGCGAGAACAAAATTCTATGGCAGATTCCCTTGTTAACGCCGCTTTGGACAATTTATTATGA
- a CDS encoding DnaJ domain-containing protein has protein sequence MSKNYYEILGVPKSAPIEDIKKAYKELAKEHHPDVAKDKTAAEKRFKEINEAYHILSDPEKRKMYDQFGRVDTGAGGGQGPFAGTQGSAWGPFTWSYASSEPEANGVDFGNFTDPFDIFEEVFGFRGFSGARKPRKGRNSYYSLEISFGESIKGVEKRIQANGNTLNIKIPAGVSNGTEIRYAGYGEAGPPNTERGDLFITIKVKPHHKLTIQGDDVFSMETISFIQAILGDSINIDALDPSSETGVSQIKLKIPSGTQPNTQFRLKGKGKPRMRGFGRGDHYIQIVVNIPTRLSRQQKNLLEDFRN, from the coding sequence ATGTCTAAAAACTACTACGAAATTCTTGGCGTCCCAAAAAGCGCTCCTATAGAAGATATTAAAAAAGCTTATAAAGAGCTTGCTAAAGAACATCACCCCGATGTAGCTAAAGATAAAACAGCCGCGGAAAAAAGATTTAAAGAAATAAACGAGGCTTACCACATCTTAAGCGACCCGGAAAAAAGAAAAATGTACGACCAGTTCGGTCGCGTTGATACGGGAGCTGGAGGAGGACAGGGTCCCTTTGCGGGAACGCAAGGCAGTGCTTGGGGACCTTTTACTTGGTCTTATGCTTCATCGGAACCAGAAGCTAACGGAGTTGACTTTGGAAACTTTACCGACCCGTTTGACATTTTTGAAGAAGTTTTTGGGTTTAGAGGTTTTTCTGGCGCGAGAAAACCTAGAAAAGGGAGAAATTCATACTATTCTCTTGAAATCTCTTTTGGGGAAAGCATAAAAGGTGTTGAGAAACGAATTCAAGCAAACGGCAATACTCTTAACATAAAAATACCCGCCGGTGTTTCAAACGGAACCGAAATAAGATACGCAGGTTATGGCGAAGCTGGCCCCCCAAATACCGAAAGAGGCGACCTATTTATAACCATAAAGGTAAAACCACACCATAAACTAACTATTCAAGGCGACGATGTTTTTAGTATGGAAACAATAAGTTTTATCCAAGCTATTTTGGGAGATTCTATAAACATAGACGCGCTTGACCCAAGTTCGGAAACTGGGGTTTCTCAAATAAAACTCAAAATCCCGTCAGGAACACAACCGAACACCCAATTTAGGCTAAAAGGAAAAGGAAAACCAAGGATGAGAGGTTTTGGTCGCGGTGACCATTACATACAAATTGTCGTTAACATACCCACCCGCCTTTCCCGTCAGCAAAAAAACCTTTTGGAAGACTTTAGAAACTGA
- a CDS encoding AAA family ATPase: MYSRLITPPKDKSFFLFGPRGTGKTTWVRATFPKAVYLDLLEAEVFNILLANPQRLENYIPKNFTDYIIIDEVQRIPEILNEVHRLIEKERLKFILTGSSARKLRKGGQNLLAGRALTYFLHPLTAVELGTDFNLKQSLNYGHLPSINKEKDPQKYLESYIKTYLEEEVFQEGLTRNLSVFARFLETASFSQGSILNTSEVAREAAINRKVVENYFKILEDLLIGYRIPVFNKRAKRRLLAHSKFYFFDVGVYKVLRPMGPLDMPEMVEGMSYESLFFQDILAINSSLNLGYKLFYYRTVTGIEVDFVMYGEKGIRAFEIKRTNKISSDLTKGLKYFSKEYPQSKSFLIYGGKRKMSEGNIEILPIEYALKNLPELLI, translated from the coding sequence ATGTATTCCAGATTAATAACGCCTCCAAAAGATAAAAGCTTCTTTTTGTTTGGTCCTCGCGGAACCGGAAAAACAACTTGGGTAAGAGCCACTTTTCCGAAAGCAGTATATTTAGATTTATTGGAAGCGGAGGTATTTAACATTTTATTAGCCAATCCGCAAAGGTTGGAGAACTATATACCAAAAAACTTTACCGATTATATTATTATTGATGAAGTACAGCGAATTCCCGAAATACTAAACGAAGTACATCGTTTAATTGAAAAAGAACGTCTTAAATTTATCCTCACTGGTTCTAGCGCTAGAAAATTAAGAAAAGGCGGGCAGAATTTGTTAGCGGGCAGAGCGCTTACTTATTTTTTGCACCCATTAACAGCGGTGGAACTTGGTACTGATTTTAATCTTAAACAATCTTTAAATTATGGGCATCTCCCCTCTATAAATAAAGAGAAAGATCCCCAAAAATATTTGGAAAGTTATATTAAGACTTACCTTGAGGAGGAAGTTTTTCAAGAAGGACTAACAAGAAATCTTTCCGTTTTCGCCCGTTTCCTGGAAACAGCAAGTTTCTCTCAAGGGTCGATTTTAAATACATCGGAAGTAGCAAGGGAAGCGGCTATTAATAGGAAGGTGGTGGAAAATTATTTTAAGATTCTTGAGGATTTGTTAATTGGATATCGCATCCCTGTTTTTAATAAAAGGGCGAAAAGGAGACTTCTTGCTCATTCTAAATTCTATTTTTTTGATGTGGGTGTTTATAAGGTATTGCGTCCGATGGGTCCTTTGGATATGCCTGAAATGGTAGAAGGTATGTCTTACGAGAGCTTGTTTTTTCAGGACATCCTTGCTATTAACAGCAGTTTGAATTTAGGGTATAAGCTTTTTTATTACCGAACCGTAACAGGAATAGAAGTTGATTTTGTAATGTATGGAGAAAAGGGAATTCGCGCTTTTGAAATTAAAAGAACCAACAAAATTTCCTCTGATTTAACTAAGGGTCTAAAATATTTCTCTAAGGAATATCCTCAATCAAAAAGTTTTCTTATCTATGGAGGAAAAAGAAAAATGAGCGAAGGCAATATTGAAATATTGCCAATTGAATACGCTCTTAAAAACCTTCCCGAGTTGCTTATTTAA